In the Pectinatus sottacetonis genome, GCCGGTTTCTTATTTCAACACAATATATAGTGTGTAAATTGACTTTATGTGGCATATATAGTATAATTTGCCTATTGCAAAATAATAAAAGCTTAAACAAACAGGAGTATGAAATGATACAAAAAGCAATCAATTCTATCAAAAAACGTACCGGTGACATTGTGGCATTCGACGCCCAAAAAATTACTACTGCCATAAAAAAGGCTAATCTTGAATCTGTAGATGAAACATTTTCTCCAGATAACCTGCAGGAATTAACCCAAAGGGTAATAAACGAAATACAGACTTTTAAATTACCTACAGTGGAGCAAATTCAAGATGCAGTCGAACGAGTGCTTATTGCTGCCAATTTAGCCAGTACAGCTAAAGCTTATATTTTATACCGCGCTGAACACACAAAAATTCGTGAAGCCACTATGGATCTCATGGATATCTATAGTGAACTTACTTTCAAAACAGCTAAAGATGCCGATTTAAAACGAGAAAATGCTAATATTGATGCTGATACTGCCATGGGTACTATGCTCAAATATGGTTCAGAAGGCTCAAAATATTTCATTGATAATTACATACTGCCCAAAGACATTGCTGCTGCACATGTTGACGGAGATATTCATATACATGACATGGATTTTTATATGCTCACAGAAACTTGCTGCCAGATAGATTTGCTAAAATTATTCCACAATGGTTTCTCTACCGGACATGGTGCCCTGCGCGAACCTAACGATATACGTTCCTATGCAGCACTTGCCTGTATTGCTATACAAGCAAACCAAAACGAAATGCATGGTGGTCAAGCTGTGCCAAACTTTGACTTTTCTATGGCTCCCGGTGTAGGAAAAACATTTCGCAAACAATATTTTAAAGCTTTGGCTCAATATTTTAATATAGCCTTGGCTATGAATATCAATGATGCTCTGTTGTTAGTAAAAGAAATCGAAAATACACTCTGTTTGAAAATTACCATAGCTGACGTTGATAATTTTGGTCATGCCTTAGTAAATTACCTGCCCCAGCATCAACAAGCACACAATTATCAGACCATATCCTCAAAATTTGCCTCTTTGGCGCATAATTATGCTGTAAAAACAGCATTGAGGGAAACTGATGCCGCTACTTACCAGGCAATGGAAGCTTTTATTCATAACTTAAATACTATGAACTCACGTGCCGGTGCACAAGTCCCTTTTAGCTCAGTTAACTATGGCACCGACACTTCACCAGAAGGCCGTATGGCAATGAAAAATCTTTTATTGGCAACAGAAGCTGGTCTCGGCAATAATGAAACACCTATATTCCCTGTACAGATTTTTAAGGTAAAGGAAGGTATAAACTATAATCCAGGTGACCCCAACTATGATTTATTTCAATTGGCAATAAAAACTTCCGCCAAAAGATTATTTCCTAATTTCAGCTTTATTGATGCTCCTTTCAATAAACAATATTATAAAAAAGGGGATTACAATACAGAAGTTGCTTACATGGGCTGTCGTACGCGCGTTATGGGCAATGTATATGATCCTGCCCATGAAGTTACCTGCGGACGTGGTAATTTAAGTTTTACCAGCATAAATCTGCCCCGCCTGGGTATTGAAGCACATGGCAGCATCCAAAAATTTTATGCTGACCTCGATGGAATGATTGATTTAGTCATACGGCAACTGTTACACAGATTTAAAATCCAAGCTGCAAAATGCGGCCGTAACTATCCTTTTTTAATGGGTGAACATATTTGGCTCGATTCAGAAAAAATCTCTGCTGATGACAAAGTCGGTGATATATTAAAACACGGTACACTTACCATCGGTTTTATTGGGCTGGCCGAAACATTAAAAGCCCTTGTTGGTAAACATCACGGTGAAAGCGAAAAAGCACAAAAACTGGGGCTCGAAATAATTGGTCACATGCGTGACCGCATGGATGAGGCTTCGGCTAGTACTCATTTGAATTTTTCTTTAATTGCCACTCCTGCTGAAGGGTTAAGCGGCCGTTTTGTAAAAATTGATGCTAAACGCTACGGAAAAATTCCCGGTGTAACCGATCGCGAATATTATACTAATTCTTTTCATGTACCAGTTTATTACAATATAAGTGCTTACAAAAAGATTCAGCTTGAAGCCCCTTATCATGCATTAACCAACGGCGGCCACATAAGCTATGTGGAAATGGATGGCGATCCCACTAAAAATCTAAAAGCGTTTGAAACAATAATTCGCTGCATGCATGACAGCGGTATCGGTTATGGCTCTGTAAACCACCCCGTAGATCGTGATCCGATTTGCGGTTATACCGGTATAATCAATGATATATGTCCTAAATGCGGTCGTCGTGAAGAAGAACATATGCACCATATGGTAATTGCCCGAAATAAAATATAATATTAAATTTATAAAGGAGTCTTGTAAAATGTTAGTAAAAGGTATCAAAGTTAATGTAACTGGAATTAATGACTTATCAAAAAACGAAATCATAAGTTATATAAATAAAATAGAAAACTCTTCACCAAAAAAACTCCAGTATCTCAAAATATCCAGTACTATTGATGGCAGCGTTGCTCTTGATTATAAATTTTCCCCTGCAAAATTTGAACGAATCCGCCGTATAACTGGTTACTTAGTAGGCACCACTGATCGTTTTAATAATGCCAAACGCGCGGAAGAACATGATAGGGTAAAACATGGCCTTAATTAAAATAGCTGGCACTGTTAACGATTCAGTAGTTGATGGAGAAGGATATCGTTTTACGATCTTTACTCAGGGGTGCATGCATAATTGTCCCGGCTGTCATAATCCTCAGACACACGATCCCCAAAAAGGTTATATTACAGATACAGATATATTATTTGCCGCTATCAGAAAAAATCCTCTGCTATCAGGCGTAACTTTCAGTGGTGGTGAGCCTTTTATGCAGCCTTCCCCCCTTGCTCTGTTGGCTAGGAAAATACACCAAAATACTGCTCTTAATATAACTACATATACTGGTTATACACTGGAACAGCTACAATCAATGCCTGACAAAAATATAACTGCCCTCTTATATGATACTGATATTCTAATTGACGGTCCATTTATACTTGCACAGCGTGATTTAACTCTTACATTTCGCGGCAGCCGCAATCAACGTATAATTGATATGAATAAGACACGTCAGCAGGGTAAAATAATTTTAAAAATTTATGAATAATTCATATGGATAATTTCATTCAGCAAAAAAGTCTGACATTAATATGCCGGACTTTTTGTTTATATCAAACAATTATTTCTACTTTACTTCCGTCATGTGGTGTCTTGGTAACTCTTATCTGTTTGTCAATACGTTGTTTTAATTCTTCTACATGGGAAATAATTCCCACTAACTTGTTTCCATAGGTAAGATTATTTAAAACAGTTACTGCATATTCCAATGATTCTTCATCCAGGCTGCCAAAGCCTTCATCGACAAACATCGTATCCAATTTTATACCTCCTGAAGAAGACTGAATTTCATCGGATAACCCTAATGCCAGTGATAGTGATGCCTTAAATGATTCACCGCCAGAAAGTGTCTTTATACTGCGTTCACTGCCATTATAATGATCTATGACATTTAATTCCAATCCGCTTTGGCTACGCATATTTTGTGCAGCCAACCGTCTTTTCAATTCGTACTGGCCTGCACTCATTACCATAAACCTGCTGTTTGCCCTTGCTATTATCTTGTCAAAATACTGCATCTGTACATAAGTTTCCAATGTTACTTTATCTTTTCCTGTCTGCATGCCATTAACCGTCTGAGATAATTCTTTCTGCCATGATAATTTCCGAGCAAGTTTTTCATAGTCAGTCTGCTTTTCTATAATATTAAACAATGCTTTTTTATTACCAGCAATACGTATGTTTATTTTTTGTCTTTCTCTGGTTAACTTATCCCCTTCATGCAATAAATCCTGCTGCAGTTTGCGCAATTCTGCTATATTAACCGGATTATTGTCTTTCATCTGCTTTTCTAATGCTGTCAACTTAGCTTTTTCACTATCAATAAAACTCTTTTGCTTCTCATATGCCGCTTTATTTGTTTCCAGATTTTTCTCCAACAGCATTATATATGTTTCTTTTTCCTTCAATACACTAACCGCTGTTTTCCTGTCTTTAAATGTCAATTTTTCTGTTAGCTCAGTTCTTTTGCTGGTATTATTTTTAATAGTTTCTGTTGCTACTGCCATTATCTGTTCTAAATTTTTCATTTCCATATTTTCTGTTTCATATTGTTTTTCCCATAAAGGAATATTTTTATCCAGTTCTTCTTTTACAGAAACAGATTTTTTAACATCTAATAACTTCTTTTTCAAATCTATTGTCTTTTTTTGCAGATCATTTTCCCGCTTACTTATTCCTTTTCTGATTTTATCTTTATCAGTACATGATAATAATTGCGATGCTTTTTTCTTAACATCATTTTCCAATGCCGTAAATGTACCTTTTAATGTTCCTGCTTCCATGCTCAGCCGTGTCACTACAGTATCAAGCTTCTCCCTTATTTTTTTTATTGCTTCTACAGCCTCTTTGGTTGGTGCTTCTTTTAGTAAGTCCGCTGGAAAAGGATGATTTGATGACCCGCAAACGGGACATGGCTGTCCATCTTCAAGTGATAAAGCCAATATCCCAGCCTGTTCATCAAGATATGC is a window encoding:
- the nrdD gene encoding anaerobic ribonucleoside-triphosphate reductase; amino-acid sequence: MLVKGIKVNVTGINDLSKNEIISYINKIENSSPKKLQYLKISSTIDGSVALDYKFSPAKFERIRRITGYLVGTTDRFNNAKRAEEHDRVKHGLN
- a CDS encoding anaerobic ribonucleoside triphosphate reductase, whose translation is MIQKAINSIKKRTGDIVAFDAQKITTAIKKANLESVDETFSPDNLQELTQRVINEIQTFKLPTVEQIQDAVERVLIAANLASTAKAYILYRAEHTKIREATMDLMDIYSELTFKTAKDADLKRENANIDADTAMGTMLKYGSEGSKYFIDNYILPKDIAAAHVDGDIHIHDMDFYMLTETCCQIDLLKLFHNGFSTGHGALREPNDIRSYAALACIAIQANQNEMHGGQAVPNFDFSMAPGVGKTFRKQYFKALAQYFNIALAMNINDALLLVKEIENTLCLKITIADVDNFGHALVNYLPQHQQAHNYQTISSKFASLAHNYAVKTALRETDAATYQAMEAFIHNLNTMNSRAGAQVPFSSVNYGTDTSPEGRMAMKNLLLATEAGLGNNETPIFPVQIFKVKEGINYNPGDPNYDLFQLAIKTSAKRLFPNFSFIDAPFNKQYYKKGDYNTEVAYMGCRTRVMGNVYDPAHEVTCGRGNLSFTSINLPRLGIEAHGSIQKFYADLDGMIDLVIRQLLHRFKIQAAKCGRNYPFLMGEHIWLDSEKISADDKVGDILKHGTLTIGFIGLAETLKALVGKHHGESEKAQKLGLEIIGHMRDRMDEASASTHLNFSLIATPAEGLSGRFVKIDAKRYGKIPGVTDREYYTNSFHVPVYYNISAYKKIQLEAPYHALTNGGHISYVEMDGDPTKNLKAFETIIRCMHDSGIGYGSVNHPVDRDPICGYTGIINDICPKCGRREEEHMHHMVIARNKI
- the nrdG gene encoding anaerobic ribonucleoside-triphosphate reductase activating protein; the protein is MALIKIAGTVNDSVVDGEGYRFTIFTQGCMHNCPGCHNPQTHDPQKGYITDTDILFAAIRKNPLLSGVTFSGGEPFMQPSPLALLARKIHQNTALNITTYTGYTLEQLQSMPDKNITALLYDTDILIDGPFILAQRDLTLTFRGSRNQRIIDMNKTRQQGKIILKIYE
- a CDS encoding AAA family ATPase, encoding MRPLNLILSAFGPYAGEVKIDFSQLGRKGLYLISGDTGAGKTTIFDALIYALYGEASGTVRETNMFRSKYADKNTATFVELYFSYNNCEYKIHRSPEYERPSKRGDKTVQAKPKAYIELPDAPPITGVKEVTQFVENLMGLDRVQFTQIAMIAQGEFLRLLLSSTRERSEIFRKIFNTQRYQQLQEKIKKAADETAKKLEYIDMEIIHNKKNIQLDTEKLPDIPVVNEFIDFIKKYIETDENKEKALQLKLQDNEKKAAFNNVQLGHADYLEKTRKAAFLCRENIKNTAGLLGKTEGNYKYAKSCYDNEYIPVVEMVSKIKDKMDSYDELEKLLTLVKQQEIELQQLDNKRSFIEEKQETLKLEITASKEKQHLLKDILLEKEQCVQKIAEISKQDKELKDLLADMEKYNKMLCKYKKAQSEYKKQQAEQEILHKKCDKMEKAYLDEQAGILALSLEDGQPCPVCGSSNHPFPADLLKEAPTKEAVEAIKKIREKLDTVVTRLSMEAGTLKGTFTALENDVKKKASQLLSCTDKDKIRKGISKRENDLQKKTIDLKKKLLDVKKSVSVKEELDKNIPLWEKQYETENMEMKNLEQIMAVATETIKNNTSKRTELTEKLTFKDRKTAVSVLKEKETYIMLLEKNLETNKAAYEKQKSFIDSEKAKLTALEKQMKDNNPVNIAELRKLQQDLLHEGDKLTRERQKINIRIAGNKKALFNIIEKQTDYEKLARKLSWQKELSQTVNGMQTGKDKVTLETYVQMQYFDKIIARANSRFMVMSAGQYELKRRLAAQNMRSQSGLELNVIDHYNGSERSIKTLSGGESFKASLSLALGLSDEIQSSSGGIKLDTMFVDEGFGSLDEESLEYAVTVLNNLTYGNKLVGIISHVEELKQRIDKQIRVTKTPHDGSKVEIIV